The proteins below come from a single Elgaria multicarinata webbii isolate HBS135686 ecotype San Diego chromosome 11, rElgMul1.1.pri, whole genome shotgun sequence genomic window:
- the LOC134406685 gene encoding olfactory receptor 10A7-like, translating into MGNEGSIPSIHPPNEINFEQIQSRTNQTAITNFILLGFGDHPELQVLLFLAFLIIYMMTMAGNLLIVILVVADLHLHTPMYSFLGSLSCLEICYTSTIIPRILFSLLTGDRSISVKRCIVQYYFFGALASTECYLLASMSYDRFLAICKPLYYSTFMNGRLCLWLIVGSWISGLLSNTIITSLELQLSFCGPHEIEHFFCDLEPVIKLSCSNTHMVEIVTFILAAMDSILPFLLILISYIYIISNILQIRSKAMRQKAFSTCSSHLIVVTLFFGSLISVYMIPKTNTLKELHQTFSLFYTIITPMVNPLIYSLRNREMKEALYRTVRRAVNVAQFP; encoded by the coding sequence CAAATTCAAAGCAGAACAAATCAAACTGCCATTACCAACTTCATTCTTCTTGGATTTGGTGATCACCCAGAACTGCAAGTCCTTCTCTTCCTAGCCTTCCTTATCATCTATATGATGACCATGGCTGGGAATCTCCTAATCGTCATTCTAGTTGTGGCTGATCTGCATCTCCACACCCCCATGTACTCCTTCCTAGGGAGCTTGTCCTGCCTGGAGATCTGCTACACTTCAACTATCATTCCCCGGATACTCTTTAGTCTTTTGACTGGAGATAGATCTATTTCTGTTAAACGTTGCATTGTACAATACTATTTCTTTGGTGCCTTAGCATCTACAGAATGTTATCTCCTGGCTTCAATGTCATATGATCGATTTTTGGCCATATGCAAACCACTGTATTACTCAACTTTCATGAATGGTAGGCTCTGCCTTTGGCTTATTGTTGGCTCTTGGATAAGTGGTTTACTAAGTAACACCATCATAACATCTCTAGAGTTGCAGCTGTCATTTTGTGGGCCCCATGAAATTGAACATTTCTTTTGTGATCTAGAGCCAGTGATAAAGCTTTCCTGCAGCAATACCCACATGGTAGAAATTGTAACATTCATCTTGGCTGCCATGGATTCCATACTTCCCTTTCTACTTATCCTTATTTCATATATATACATTATCAGCAATATCCTTCAGATCCGTTCAAAAGCCATGAGGCAGAAGGCTTTCTCCACTTGTTCATCCCATCTCATTGTAGTGACacttttctttgggtccctgatcaGCGTCTACATGATTCCCAAAACCAACACCCTGAAGGAGCTTCATCAaaccttctctcttttttatacCATCATAACTCCCATGGTCAATCCTCTAATATACAGTTTGAGAAACAGAGAGATGAAGGAGGCCCTGTATAGAACTGTCAGGAGAGCTGTCAATGTGGCTCAATTTCCTTAG